The following are encoded together in the Geobacter sulfurreducens PCA genome:
- a CDS encoding UDP-glucuronic acid decarboxylase family protein has protein sequence MRILVTGGAGFIGSHLCERLLEQGHDVLCLDNFFTGSKRNIDRLMDFHRFEVIRHDIIEPILLEVDRIYNLACPASPVHYQYNPVKTIKTSVMGTINMLGLAKRVRARILQASTSEVYGDPTIHPQPESYWGNVNPIGIRSCYDEGKRVAETLLMDYHRQNGVDIRIARIFNTYGPRMAEHDGRVVSNFVVQALRGEDLTVYGDGSQTRSFCYVDDLLDGLVTLMEHDQFCGPVNLGNPEETPIIEFARRIIAMTGSSSQIIYRPLPSDDPRQRQPDITLARTILGWEPRVSLDEGLAKTIEYFAGLTPTG, from the coding sequence ATGCGCATCCTGGTAACCGGCGGCGCCGGATTCATCGGTTCTCATCTGTGCGAACGGCTTCTGGAGCAGGGGCATGACGTGCTCTGCCTCGACAACTTTTTCACCGGGTCGAAACGCAATATCGATCGGCTGATGGATTTTCATCGTTTCGAGGTCATCCGTCACGATATCATCGAGCCGATCCTGCTGGAAGTGGACCGGATCTACAATCTGGCGTGCCCTGCTTCGCCCGTTCACTACCAGTACAATCCGGTAAAGACCATCAAGACCAGCGTGATGGGAACCATCAACATGCTGGGGCTTGCCAAGCGCGTCAGGGCGCGCATCCTCCAGGCATCCACTTCGGAGGTCTATGGCGATCCCACAATTCATCCCCAGCCCGAATCCTACTGGGGAAACGTGAACCCGATCGGCATCCGGAGCTGCTACGACGAGGGAAAACGGGTGGCGGAAACCCTCTTGATGGACTACCATCGCCAGAATGGTGTCGACATCCGGATCGCCCGCATCTTCAACACCTATGGCCCGCGGATGGCAGAACACGATGGGCGAGTGGTTTCCAATTTCGTGGTGCAGGCCCTCCGGGGAGAAGATCTCACCGTGTACGGCGACGGCAGCCAGACCCGTTCCTTCTGCTATGTGGACGACCTGCTGGACGGGCTCGTGACGCTCATGGAGCATGATCAGTTCTGCGGGCCCGTAAATCTTGGAAACCCGGAAGAGACACCCATTATCGAGTTTGCCCGGCGGATCATTGCGATGACCGGTTCGTCCTCGCAGATCATCTATCGGCCGCTCCCTTCCGACGATCCTCGCCAGCGTCAGCCCGACATCACCCTGGCCCGAACGATCCTTGGCTGGGAGCCTCGCGTATCCCTCGACGAGGGGCTTGCAAAAACCATTGAGTACTTTGCCGGCCTGACCCCGACCGGATAG
- a CDS encoding UDP-glucose dehydrogenase family protein has product MKICVIGTGYVGLVAGTCFAESGNTVVCVDVNEEKIAGLREGVIPIYEPGLKEMVIRNSAEGRLTFTTDLAAAVKTSLVNFIAVGTPPGEDGSADLKYVLDVARAIGSHMEGFKIIVDKSTVPVGTADQVRRAVQEELDRRGVSYEFDVVSNPEFLKEGAAIDDFMKPDRVVIGVDNVRTAELMKELYSPFMRKTNRMILMDVRSAEMTKYAANAMLATRISFMNQIANLCERMGADVSAVREGIGSDSRIGYDFLFPGVGYGGSCFPKDVKALVRTAEECGYDFMLLKAVEEVNERQKMLIPEKILRHFSGDRAGESRPLAGKTIAVWGLSFKPRTDDMREAPSIVVIERLLAEGASVRAHDPEAVKEAQKIFGDRIAYSCSSPYDILAGADALAIVTEWNEYRNPDFERIAEQLRTPVIFDGRNLYNPRRLKEMGFIYHGIGRNGSGFVEK; this is encoded by the coding sequence ATGAAAATCTGCGTCATTGGCACCGGCTATGTGGGGCTCGTTGCCGGAACCTGTTTTGCCGAAAGCGGCAATACCGTTGTCTGCGTGGATGTAAATGAAGAGAAAATAGCCGGACTCCGGGAGGGAGTCATCCCTATCTACGAGCCGGGGCTCAAGGAGATGGTGATCCGCAACAGCGCTGAGGGGCGGCTAACCTTTACCACCGATCTCGCCGCTGCGGTGAAGACATCCTTGGTGAACTTCATTGCCGTGGGTACCCCGCCGGGTGAAGACGGGTCCGCAGACCTCAAGTACGTGCTCGATGTGGCTCGCGCCATCGGGAGCCACATGGAAGGGTTCAAAATCATCGTCGACAAGTCCACCGTTCCGGTCGGCACGGCCGATCAGGTGCGGCGCGCCGTGCAGGAGGAACTGGACCGTCGCGGCGTCAGCTATGAGTTCGATGTGGTGTCCAATCCCGAGTTTCTCAAGGAGGGGGCGGCCATTGACGACTTCATGAAGCCCGACCGTGTCGTCATCGGCGTTGACAACGTGCGGACCGCCGAACTGATGAAGGAGCTCTATTCCCCCTTCATGCGCAAGACCAACCGTATGATCCTGATGGACGTACGCAGTGCCGAGATGACTAAATATGCCGCGAATGCCATGCTTGCCACGCGGATTTCCTTCATGAACCAGATTGCCAATCTCTGTGAACGGATGGGCGCCGATGTCTCCGCGGTCCGGGAAGGTATCGGGTCAGATTCGCGCATCGGCTACGATTTTCTGTTTCCCGGCGTGGGCTACGGCGGTTCATGCTTTCCCAAGGACGTGAAGGCCCTGGTTCGGACCGCGGAAGAGTGCGGCTACGACTTCATGCTTCTCAAGGCGGTTGAAGAGGTGAACGAGCGGCAAAAGATGCTCATCCCCGAGAAGATCCTCCGGCACTTTTCCGGAGATCGGGCAGGAGAGTCACGTCCCCTCGCCGGCAAGACCATTGCCGTGTGGGGCCTGTCATTCAAGCCGCGCACCGATGACATGCGCGAGGCACCTTCCATTGTCGTGATCGAGCGGCTGCTGGCGGAGGGAGCCTCGGTCCGCGCCCATGACCCCGAGGCGGTCAAGGAGGCGCAAAAAATCTTCGGTGATCGCATTGCCTACAGCTGTTCCAGTCCCTACGACATCCTTGCCGGTGCCGACGCACTCGCCATCGTTACCGAGTGGAACGAGTATCGCAACCCCGATTTCGAACGGATCGCCGAGCAGCTCAGAACGCCGGTCATCTTTGATGGGCGCAATCTTTACAATCCGCGCCGCCTGAAAGAAATGGGCTTCATTTACCACGGAATCGGCCGCAACGGCTCCGGCTTCGTGGAAAAGTAG
- a CDS encoding Slp family lipoprotein, with protein MNRSFRLVMMVLACVVLAACTRVLSDEARRLVDPTVTFTGLKANPDAFLGKYVMLGGVIVDTKNNSDGGQIEVMQVGLDESGIPGDTFRSEGRFLATSAQFLDAVIFKPGRLVTLVGEIKGKKVQPLDEVNYSYPVVAIKEIHVWKSQDYDSGYPYPTPAPYYYYDPYWYGVWPGPYWHRPLGPVYRRW; from the coding sequence ATGAACAGATCGTTCAGGTTGGTGATGATGGTCCTTGCATGCGTCGTCTTGGCGGCATGCACACGGGTTCTCAGCGACGAGGCCAGGCGCCTGGTGGATCCGACCGTAACCTTTACGGGACTGAAGGCGAATCCTGACGCATTTCTGGGGAAATACGTCATGCTTGGCGGGGTCATTGTCGACACGAAAAACAACAGTGATGGGGGGCAAATCGAGGTAATGCAGGTCGGTCTCGACGAAAGCGGCATTCCCGGCGACACCTTCCGCTCGGAAGGACGGTTCCTCGCCACCTCCGCACAGTTCCTCGATGCGGTGATCTTCAAACCGGGACGTCTGGTGACCTTGGTGGGAGAGATCAAGGGTAAAAAGGTTCAGCCTCTTGACGAAGTGAACTACAGCTACCCGGTGGTTGCCATCAAGGAGATCCACGTCTGGAAGAGCCAGGACTATGACAGTGGATATCCCTATCCGACGCCGGCACCCTATTACTACTACGATCCCTACTGGTACGGAGTCTGGCCCGGACCTTACTGGCACCGCCCGCTCGGTCCCGTCTACCGCAGGTGGTGA
- a CDS encoding cofactor-independent phosphoglycerate mutase encodes MKYIVLLGDGMSDEPMQELGGKTPLQAARTPHMDAMARRGRIGLARTVPEGYPPGSDVANLSVFGYDPRACYTGRSPLEAASMGVELGSADVAFRVNLVNLAPTRGTLVMNDYSAGHISTAEGRELIEAIQGVMGTDEFQFYPGVGYRHLMVWRNGKCGMTVVPPHDISGQSILEHLPKGEGAERLIELMNSSQLVLNNHPQYRRRLEEGKVPANSIWLWGHGKAPRMASFHEKFGLTGAVISAVDLVRGIGVCAGLDVIKVEGATGYIDTNYEGKVTAALEALEAHDYVYLHVEAPDEAGHGGNLEHKLKAIEDFDARVVGPIMAGMEKFGSYRILCTPDHPTPLRLKTHTDAPVPFVLFSGETSENAGVAGYDEESARSAGLVVEDGFRLMEMMLDR; translated from the coding sequence ATGAAGTACATTGTGTTACTCGGAGATGGCATGTCCGATGAGCCGATGCAGGAGTTGGGCGGGAAAACGCCGCTCCAGGCGGCACGGACTCCCCATATGGACGCCATGGCACGGCGGGGCAGGATCGGTCTCGCCCGTACCGTGCCGGAGGGATATCCCCCCGGCAGCGATGTGGCTAACCTTTCGGTGTTCGGTTATGATCCCCGCGCCTGCTACACTGGGCGTTCGCCCCTGGAAGCTGCCAGCATGGGAGTAGAACTGGGCTCTGCCGACGTTGCTTTTCGGGTGAATCTGGTGAACCTGGCACCGACCCGCGGTACGCTCGTCATGAATGATTATTCGGCCGGTCACATTTCCACCGCCGAGGGCCGGGAGCTCATCGAGGCGATCCAGGGCGTAATGGGCACGGATGAATTCCAGTTTTATCCCGGGGTCGGCTACCGTCATCTCATGGTCTGGCGCAATGGGAAATGCGGCATGACTGTGGTCCCCCCTCACGATATTTCCGGGCAGAGCATCCTTGAACACCTGCCAAAGGGGGAGGGGGCGGAGCGACTGATAGAGCTCATGAACTCCTCGCAGCTCGTGCTCAACAATCATCCCCAGTATCGGCGCCGGCTCGAAGAGGGAAAGGTTCCCGCAAACTCCATCTGGCTCTGGGGGCATGGCAAGGCGCCCCGGATGGCATCTTTCCACGAAAAGTTCGGCCTTACGGGCGCCGTCATTTCCGCGGTGGACCTGGTGCGCGGCATCGGCGTGTGCGCCGGTCTGGACGTGATCAAAGTTGAAGGCGCCACCGGTTATATCGATACCAATTACGAGGGAAAGGTAACTGCTGCTCTTGAGGCGCTGGAGGCGCACGATTACGTCTATCTCCACGTGGAAGCCCCCGATGAGGCGGGTCACGGCGGCAACCTGGAGCACAAGCTGAAGGCCATCGAAGATTTCGATGCCCGGGTCGTGGGTCCAATTATGGCGGGCATGGAAAAGTTCGGATCGTACCGAATCCTCTGCACACCGGATCACCCGACGCCGTTGCGGCTCAAGACTCACACCGACGCTCCGGTTCCGTTCGTCCTCTTCAGCGGGGAAACCTCGGAGAACGCCGGCGTGGCCGGTTACGACGAAGAGTCGGCCAGATCAGCCGGCTTGGTGGTCGAGGACGGCTTCAGACTCATGGAGATGATGCTGGACCGATAG
- the xerD gene encoding site-specific tyrosine recombinase XerD, whose translation MNQHLDLFLGYLVVEKGLARNSVESYARDLSRYLGYVEQHAGGDPAAIRPLHVADFLAHLKESGLGARSRARALSAVRMFHRFLLVEGYAETNPTSIIEAPRVLAKLPQVLTGREVEMLLAAPAGDAPIEVRDRAMLELLYATGLRVSELVGLRTRDVNTSAGYLMTVGKGEKERLVPMGESACAAVVLYLSSARIQLGRGGESPFLFLSRLGERMTRQAFWNIIKKRSRQAGILKGISPHTLRHSFATHLLENGADLRSVQAMLGHADLSTTQIYTHVTRERLKRLHEQFHPRG comes from the coding sequence ATGAATCAGCATCTGGATCTTTTTCTCGGCTATCTGGTGGTCGAGAAGGGGCTTGCCCGCAATTCGGTGGAGTCCTATGCCAGGGACCTGAGCCGTTATCTGGGGTATGTCGAGCAGCACGCGGGAGGTGATCCTGCCGCAATCCGCCCCCTCCATGTTGCGGATTTCCTGGCGCACCTCAAGGAGTCGGGACTCGGCGCCAGAAGCCGTGCCCGCGCCCTGTCCGCAGTACGGATGTTTCACCGTTTCCTGCTGGTGGAAGGGTATGCCGAAACCAATCCCACCAGCATTATTGAAGCGCCCCGCGTTCTCGCCAAGCTGCCCCAGGTCCTGACCGGCCGGGAGGTGGAGATGCTTCTGGCCGCGCCGGCCGGTGATGCCCCCATCGAGGTGCGTGACCGGGCCATGCTGGAGCTTCTCTATGCAACGGGTCTCCGGGTTTCCGAACTGGTGGGGCTGCGCACGAGGGATGTGAATACCTCAGCCGGTTACCTAATGACCGTGGGCAAGGGGGAAAAAGAGCGGCTGGTCCCCATGGGCGAATCAGCCTGTGCAGCCGTAGTGCTCTATCTTTCCTCGGCTAGGATTCAACTGGGTCGGGGCGGGGAGAGTCCCTTTCTTTTCCTGAGCAGGCTCGGTGAACGGATGACTCGCCAGGCCTTTTGGAATATAATAAAAAAGCGCTCAAGGCAGGCCGGCATTCTGAAGGGAATTTCGCCCCACACGCTCAGGCATTCGTTCGCCACCCATCTGCTCGAAAACGGGGCGGACCTACGGAGCGTGCAGGCCATGCTCGGCCATGCGGATCTCTCAACAACCCAGATTTATACGCATGTTACCCGTGAACGGCTGAAGCGTCTGCACGAACAATTCCACCCGCGCGGCTGA
- the glnD gene encoding [protein-PII] uridylyltransferase: protein MQFDIDRYFPDTSQESGDSGRASFEEKRPLYLAASKHFLTHYREEIKSVHRGGAAGTTVVKHITAMTDTLIRKLFRSITRDVAQPGRGREHLTLMAIGGYGRGELNPHSDIDLMFLYGGKDAARVEDIAQKLLYFLWDMRLDVGYSVRTLQDCVEMASSDLTVRTALLDSRVLAGSRVFFREFEKVMLTQILAKKSDSFIRDKVAELRKRREKYGSSVYLLEPNVKESEGGLRDLHTALWVMKIKYKVKDPKELVVKGILSEEELASYHEALSYLWRVRNELHFLAGRKNDQLTFEAQTELASFFGYEDSARTLAVEEFMRDYYLHANRVEHLASSLIARCMRKEEGAFKILGYFIRRPIGEGFYILKGELVIPDESVIEKEPARLMKIFEYAQKHGVEISVAVKSLIRKNLHLVNDKFRRSREVNQSFFAILRSDKGVPETLRLMHHLEFLNHFIPEFGHIYCKVQHDLYHIYTVDIHSLFAVEEIVKLLRGEHEKELPLLTSLARQVDKRELLLLAVLFHDIGKGEGGGHAEKGAAMMPTIARRMGLSKEDSERLEFLVRQHLLFAHIAQRRDLHDEKMIVQFARQMEKSENLKMLYLLTYADIRAVGTDVWTEWKARLLQELYEKAFNVLERGDFRLEAHSERVKKVKRKVVELLGDEYPAAAVREELRAMTIRHLLSNPAAVIAEHVKILHALEPGGVLTHVTHVQEGGYSTYSICTWDIPGLFSMITGVMAANGINILGAQIHTSSNGKVLDILQVNSPQGFMIIEESRWSRVDEDLRQVLTGKIRVASLVAKRQRPTLLTERPKPRFPSRVDIDNEVSSDYTVIDIYTHDKVGLLYRITSTLTDLGLYIGIAKISTKVDQVADVFYVKDIFGHKITSVERLEEIREKLRVAVEQPE from the coding sequence ATGCAATTCGACATCGACCGATACTTTCCCGACACCTCCCAGGAGAGCGGTGACTCCGGCCGGGCATCCTTTGAGGAAAAGCGCCCGCTCTACCTTGCCGCCAGCAAGCATTTCCTCACTCATTACCGCGAGGAGATCAAATCCGTCCACCGCGGCGGGGCGGCCGGCACCACGGTAGTGAAGCATATCACCGCCATGACCGATACCCTCATCCGCAAGCTTTTCCGGAGCATCACGCGGGACGTGGCCCAGCCGGGGAGGGGCCGCGAGCACCTGACGCTCATGGCCATCGGCGGCTATGGGCGAGGCGAACTGAACCCCCATTCGGACATTGACCTGATGTTCCTCTATGGCGGCAAGGATGCCGCGAGGGTAGAGGATATTGCCCAGAAGCTCCTCTATTTCCTGTGGGACATGCGCCTGGATGTTGGGTATTCCGTCCGCACGCTGCAGGATTGCGTGGAGATGGCCAGTTCGGATCTGACAGTACGAACCGCACTTCTGGACTCGCGGGTGCTGGCGGGCAGCCGGGTCTTTTTCCGCGAGTTCGAGAAGGTGATGCTGACCCAGATCCTGGCAAAGAAGAGTGATTCGTTCATCCGGGACAAAGTGGCGGAACTGCGCAAGCGAAGGGAGAAATACGGCTCATCGGTCTATCTTCTGGAACCCAACGTGAAGGAGAGCGAAGGGGGGCTGCGGGATCTTCATACAGCTCTCTGGGTCATGAAGATCAAGTATAAGGTGAAGGATCCCAAGGAATTGGTGGTGAAGGGGATTCTGTCCGAGGAGGAGCTTGCCTCCTATCACGAGGCTCTCTCCTATCTTTGGCGCGTCAGGAACGAACTCCACTTCCTCGCCGGCCGCAAGAACGATCAGCTCACCTTTGAGGCCCAGACGGAACTCGCGTCGTTTTTCGGCTACGAGGATTCGGCGCGGACTCTTGCCGTTGAAGAGTTCATGCGGGACTACTACCTGCACGCCAACCGGGTTGAACACTTGGCCTCATCGCTCATTGCCCGCTGCATGAGGAAGGAAGAAGGGGCCTTCAAGATCCTGGGGTACTTTATTCGCCGTCCCATCGGTGAGGGGTTTTACATCCTCAAGGGAGAGCTTGTCATCCCTGATGAATCGGTAATCGAGAAAGAGCCGGCCCGGCTCATGAAGATTTTCGAGTATGCCCAGAAGCACGGCGTGGAGATCAGCGTTGCCGTAAAGTCGCTGATCCGGAAGAATCTCCACCTGGTCAACGACAAGTTCCGACGTAGCCGAGAGGTGAACCAGTCGTTCTTTGCCATCCTCCGCAGCGATAAGGGGGTGCCCGAAACGCTCCGCCTGATGCATCATCTGGAATTCCTGAACCATTTCATTCCCGAATTCGGCCACATTTACTGCAAGGTCCAGCATGATCTCTACCATATCTACACGGTTGACATCCATTCGCTCTTTGCCGTGGAGGAGATCGTCAAGCTGCTCCGGGGAGAGCACGAAAAGGAACTGCCGCTGCTTACCTCGCTGGCACGTCAGGTAGACAAGCGGGAGCTGCTCCTGCTCGCGGTCCTGTTCCACGACATCGGCAAGGGCGAGGGGGGCGGACACGCGGAAAAAGGCGCGGCCATGATGCCCACTATTGCCCGGCGCATGGGGCTCTCCAAGGAGGATAGCGAGCGGTTGGAGTTTCTCGTGCGGCAGCATCTGCTCTTTGCTCACATTGCCCAGCGTCGCGACCTCCACGACGAGAAGATGATCGTGCAGTTCGCTCGCCAAATGGAAAAGAGCGAAAACCTGAAGATGCTCTACCTGTTGACTTATGCCGACATCAGGGCGGTGGGCACGGATGTCTGGACGGAATGGAAGGCGAGACTCCTTCAGGAATTGTACGAGAAAGCCTTTAACGTTCTCGAACGGGGCGATTTCCGGCTCGAAGCGCACAGTGAGCGGGTCAAGAAGGTCAAGCGGAAGGTTGTCGAGCTTCTGGGCGACGAGTATCCCGCCGCAGCGGTCAGGGAAGAGCTTCGCGCCATGACTATCCGACATCTTTTGTCCAACCCCGCGGCTGTCATTGCCGAGCACGTGAAGATTCTCCATGCCCTCGAACCGGGCGGTGTCCTCACGCATGTAACGCACGTGCAGGAAGGCGGCTACTCTACCTATTCCATCTGCACCTGGGATATCCCCGGCCTGTTTTCCATGATCACCGGGGTCATGGCCGCCAACGGCATCAATATTCTCGGTGCCCAGATACACACCAGCTCCAATGGTAAAGTCCTCGATATCCTTCAGGTTAATTCGCCGCAAGGATTCATGATAATCGAGGAAAGCCGCTGGAGCCGGGTCGACGAAGACCTGCGCCAGGTGCTGACCGGAAAAATTCGGGTGGCTTCCCTCGTGGCTAAGCGCCAGAGGCCGACGCTTTTGACGGAGCGGCCCAAACCCCGCTTTCCCTCGCGGGTTGATATCGACAATGAGGTGTCGTCGGACTATACCGTCATCGATATCTATACCCACGACAAGGTCGGATTGCTCTACCGGATAACAAGCACGCTCACGGATCTGGGGCTCTACATCGGAATTGCCAAGATTTCTACCAAAGTTGACCAGGTGGCGGACGTCTTTTACGTGAAGGATATCTTTGGCCACAAGATCACCAGTGTCGAGCGGCTGGAGGAGATCCGGGAAAAGCTCCGTGTCGCGGTTGAACAGCCGGAATGA
- a CDS encoding N-acetylmuramoyl-L-alanine amidase yields MMRSTLAYGFFLVLMSLSLLFAAEIHAKEEKTSKKGTVTKEAARKKTSTTKAAETKKAGADSRTAGTTTAAESAGATTGEARAQVTEIRYWSNPDYTRVAITLDREVRFESNQIKQHVSDANPSRIYIDLNASRLGPGVKDLSIGDGLLKTARVGQYRADVVRVVLDVENVKDYKVFPLSDPFRIIIDVKGVRPLEISRLTEQIQPAPAVAAEPKKIEPRDEKPRVGARFKPGKIRRIVVDPGHGGHDPGAVGAHGTQEKNVVLAIGLKLAEKLRDELGIDVVMTRSTDVFIPLEERTAIANKVNADLFVSIHANASLNRGASGIETYYLNLAKTEKAAQLAARENGTSLEKVSLLQAILFDLMANYKLNDSAHLAEEVQKALYRKLHGQYPSTRNLGVKQGPFYVLVGATMPSILVETAFISNEAEEERLKDSSYQEQAAEGILEGVKGYISSLK; encoded by the coding sequence GTGATGCGAAGCACGCTGGCATATGGTTTCTTTTTGGTACTGATGTCCCTGAGTCTGCTCTTCGCTGCGGAGATTCACGCAAAGGAGGAGAAAACCTCGAAAAAAGGTACGGTGACCAAGGAGGCGGCACGAAAGAAGACTTCTACGACCAAGGCGGCCGAGACGAAAAAGGCCGGGGCCGATTCACGGACGGCCGGAACCACCACGGCCGCTGAAAGTGCCGGTGCTACAACCGGCGAGGCGCGGGCCCAGGTAACGGAGATCCGCTACTGGTCGAATCCTGATTACACGCGGGTTGCCATAACCTTGGACCGTGAGGTGCGGTTTGAATCCAACCAGATCAAGCAGCATGTGTCCGACGCCAATCCTTCTCGCATTTACATCGATCTGAACGCTTCGCGCCTCGGTCCCGGCGTGAAGGATCTTTCTATCGGCGACGGCCTGCTGAAGACCGCCCGCGTGGGCCAGTACCGCGCTGACGTGGTACGGGTAGTGCTCGATGTTGAAAATGTCAAGGATTACAAGGTATTTCCCCTGTCGGATCCCTTCCGGATCATCATTGATGTGAAGGGGGTGCGTCCCCTGGAGATCAGCCGTCTCACGGAGCAAATCCAGCCGGCCCCGGCAGTGGCGGCCGAACCGAAAAAAATCGAGCCGAGGGACGAGAAGCCCCGTGTTGGAGCCCGTTTCAAACCGGGCAAAATCAGGCGCATCGTGGTGGATCCGGGCCACGGCGGCCACGATCCAGGCGCGGTGGGCGCCCATGGGACCCAAGAGAAGAACGTGGTGCTGGCCATCGGGCTCAAGCTGGCGGAGAAACTTCGCGATGAGCTCGGTATTGATGTGGTCATGACCCGTTCCACTGACGTTTTCATTCCCCTGGAGGAGCGAACCGCCATCGCCAATAAGGTGAACGCCGACCTCTTTGTGTCCATTCATGCCAATGCCTCGCTCAACCGGGGGGCATCGGGCATCGAAACCTATTATCTCAACCTGGCGAAGACCGAGAAGGCTGCACAGCTGGCGGCCCGCGAGAACGGTACGTCCCTGGAAAAGGTGAGCCTTCTCCAGGCGATCCTCTTCGACCTCATGGCCAACTACAAGCTCAATGATTCCGCCCATCTGGCCGAGGAGGTCCAGAAGGCTCTCTACCGTAAGCTCCACGGGCAGTATCCGTCCACCAGGAACCTGGGAGTCAAGCAGGGCCCGTTCTATGTGCTTGTTGGCGCCACCATGCCGAGCATCCTCGTAGAGACGGCATTCATCAGCAATGAGGCCGAAGAAGAGCGCCTCAAGGATTCTTCTTACCAGGAGCAAGCCGCCGAGGGCATCCTGGAGGGAGTCAAGGGGTACATCTCCAGCCTCAAGTAA